In Pseudomonadota bacterium, the DNA window TGGAAAGCGTCAAGCTGCGGCTTGAGCGCGAGCAATCCTTGAGCTTCCTTGAATTCAATTACATGATTTTGCAGGGTTATGATTTTCTGGAGCTGAACCGCAAATACGGCTGTGAATTGCAAATGGGCGGATCGGATCAATGGGGCAACATCATCAACGGGGTCGAGCTGACGCGCCGCGCCGCCGCCAAAGAGGTTTTTGCCCTGACCTGTCCGCTGCTGCTGGATGCCGCCGGTAAAAAGATGGGCAAAACCGCCAGCGGCGAGGCCGTCTGGCTGAATGCCGATAAGATGGCGCCTTATGATTACTATCAATACTGGCGCAACGCGGATGATGCCGATATCGGAAAACTGCTGCGGCTGTTTACCGAATTGCCGCTGGACGAGATCGCAAAGCTGGAAGCCCTGAAAGGCGCAGAAATCAACGAGGCCAAAAAGGTTCTGGCCTTCGAAGCGACAAAACTCTGCCATTGCGAAACCACGGCAAAACTGGCGGAAGAAACCGCACGTAAAACCTTTGAAGAAGGTCAAGCCGGCGGTGCTTTGCCAAGTGTCGATATTGCCCGCGCCGAACTGGAAAAAGGCATCCCGCTTTTCGTGCTGCTGGGCAATCAGGATTTGAAACTGGCGGCATCAAACGGGGAAGCGCGCCGTTTGATCAAAGGCGGCGGCGCCCGTATCAATGATCAGCAGATCACGGATGAAAATTATACCGTCACCGCGGATGATCTTGCCGCTAACGGCACGATCAAGCTTTCAGCCGGGAAGAAAAAGCACGCGCTGGTTCGTGCGGCC includes these proteins:
- a CDS encoding tyrosine--tRNA ligase; protein product: MTDYKSDFMQIMAQRGFLHQCSDAETLDKKLSKGTMTAYVGFDATATSLHIGNLLGIMMLRWFQKCGHKPITLMGGGTSKVGDPSGKDESRNLLDDAAIQKNIDGIKTVFDRFLDYENGENAAVMVNNDDWLSGLKYIEFLRDYGRHFSVNRMLTMESVKLRLEREQSLSFLEFNYMILQGYDFLELNRKYGCELQMGGSDQWGNIINGVELTRRAAAKEVFALTCPLLLDAAGKKMGKTASGEAVWLNADKMAPYDYYQYWRNADDADIGKLLRLFTELPLDEIAKLEALKGAEINEAKKVLAFEATKLCHCETTAKLAEETARKTFEEGQAGGALPSVDIARAELEKGIPLFVLLGNQDLKLAASNGEARRLIKGGGARINDQQITDENYTVTADDLAANGTIKLSAGKKKHALVRAA